The Saccharothrix variisporea genome has a segment encoding these proteins:
- the pqqC gene encoding pyrroloquinoline-quinone synthase PqqC, translating to MSDAWSAEEFTARLRELRTRYWDSHPFHLRMHAGTLTKDELRSWAANRWYYQRCIPRKDAAILANCPDPDVRRVWRERIVWHDGTKPGEGGAENWLRMAEALGLSRDEVLDERHVLPGVRFAVDAYVTFARTRPWVEAVASGLTEMFSHGLMSRRLADMRARYPWIAEEGFAYFTARLAVVSGEGRSTLDLVVRNCPTRERQEAAVAALAFKCDVLRAILDTVDYYSGTRP from the coding sequence ATGTCCGATGCTTGGTCGGCCGAGGAGTTCACCGCGCGGCTGCGCGAGCTTCGCACTCGGTACTGGGACTCCCACCCGTTCCACCTGCGGATGCACGCGGGCACGCTCACCAAGGACGAGCTGCGGTCGTGGGCGGCGAACCGGTGGTACTACCAGCGCTGCATCCCGCGCAAGGACGCGGCGATCCTCGCCAACTGCCCGGACCCCGACGTCCGGCGGGTGTGGCGCGAGCGGATCGTCTGGCACGACGGGACGAAACCCGGCGAGGGCGGCGCGGAGAACTGGCTGCGGATGGCCGAAGCGCTGGGCCTGTCCCGGGACGAGGTGCTCGACGAGCGGCACGTGCTGCCCGGCGTGCGGTTCGCGGTGGACGCCTACGTCACCTTCGCCCGCACCAGGCCGTGGGTCGAGGCGGTGGCGTCCGGCCTGACCGAGATGTTCTCGCACGGCCTGATGTCCCGGCGGTTGGCGGACATGCGGGCGCGGTACCCCTGGATCGCCGAGGAGGGCTTCGCCTACTTCACCGCGCGGCTGGCCGTCGTCTCGGGTGAAGGACGGTCCACATTGGACCTGGTGGTGCGCAACTGCCCCACCAGGGAGCGGCAGGAGGCGGCGGTGGCCGCCTTGGCGTTCAAGTGCGACGTGCTGCGGGCGATCCTCGACACCGTCGACTACTACTCGGGGACGAGACCATGA
- the pqqA gene encoding pyrroloquinoline quinone precursor peptide PqqA has protein sequence MQDNAPKRTWVKPDFVDVDTPMEVTAYAARS, from the coding sequence ATGCAGGACAACGCACCGAAGCGCACGTGGGTCAAGCCGGACTTCGTCGACGTCGACACCCCGATGGAAGTCACCGCCTACGCGGCCCGGTCCTGA